The following coding sequences lie in one Lolium perenne isolate Kyuss_39 chromosome 2, Kyuss_2.0, whole genome shotgun sequence genomic window:
- the LOC139835541 gene encoding putative cysteine-rich receptor-like protein kinase 9 encodes MKLLPWRFALLLFSFLRPPFLVAGGTYTTSCGKTGNYTANRTYQGNLQAATTYVANEASFSGGNGFTTTAYGEAPDVVYVLGICRGDTPDNLTCYECLSAASLEAPTLCPNDKDATLFYDGCTVRFSDQDILSS; translated from the coding sequence ATGAAACTCTTACCTTGGCGCTTtgccctcctcctcttctccttcctgcGGCCACCCTTCTTGGTCGCCGGTGGCACCTACACCACTTCTTGCGGAAAAACTGGAAACTACACGGCTAACAGAACCTACCAAGGCAACCTCCAAGCTGCCACCACATACGTCGCCAACGAGGCCAGCTTCAGCGGCGGCAATGGCTTCACGACTACGGCCTACGGCGAGGCTCCAGACGTAGTATATGTCCTCGGAATCTGTCGAGGGGACACCCCAGACAACCTCACCTGCTACGAGTGCCTGTCCGCGGCTTCACTAGAGGCGCCGACGCTATGCCCCAATGACAAGGATGCCACACTCTTCTACGACGGCTGCACCGTGCGCTTCTCCGACCAGGACATCCTCTCCTCCTAG